A part of Azospirillum thermophilum genomic DNA contains:
- a CDS encoding ChbG/HpnK family deacetylase: MPQPADTVLLCADDYGLSPGVNRAICDLIAAGRLTATSVMSLCPHWPSGAEALKALAGKADVGLHFTLTDQRPLGALPGLAPDGKLPPLGRLMRLAYTGGLDGREIRGELARQIDAFTAAWGGPPAYIDGHQHVHQLPTVRDAVVEALAGLPGAYVRACGEPAGAVLRRGISVPKTLLIGGLGGGLARMVRRRSIPANDRFAGVYDFSGRIPFGALMARFLDEPRGRTLVMVHPGIPDEALRQADSLVEQRRVEYDYLRGPEFAALLAERGLRLGRFRDLPG; encoded by the coding sequence ATGCCCCAGCCTGCCGACACCGTCCTGCTCTGCGCCGATGACTATGGGCTGTCGCCGGGGGTGAACCGGGCGATCTGCGACCTGATCGCCGCCGGGCGGCTGACGGCCACCTCGGTGATGTCGCTCTGCCCCCACTGGCCGTCCGGGGCGGAAGCGCTGAAGGCGCTGGCCGGCAAGGCGGACGTCGGACTGCATTTCACCCTGACCGACCAGCGGCCGCTCGGCGCCCTGCCGGGGCTGGCGCCGGACGGGAAGCTGCCGCCGCTCGGCCGGCTGATGAGGCTCGCCTACACCGGCGGCCTCGACGGGCGGGAGATCCGCGGTGAGCTGGCCCGCCAGATCGACGCCTTCACCGCCGCCTGGGGTGGCCCGCCCGCCTACATCGACGGGCACCAGCATGTCCACCAGCTTCCCACCGTGCGCGACGCGGTGGTCGAGGCGCTGGCCGGGCTGCCCGGCGCCTATGTCAGGGCGTGCGGCGAGCCGGCCGGCGCCGTGCTGCGCCGGGGAATCTCGGTTCCGAAGACCCTGCTGATCGGCGGCCTCGGAGGCGGACTGGCCCGGATGGTGCGGCGGCGTAGCATCCCGGCGAACGACCGCTTCGCCGGGGTCTACGACTTCTCGGGCCGCATCCCCTTCGGCGCGCTGATGGCCCGCTTCCTCGACGAGCCGCGCGGCCGGACGCTGGTCATGGTGCATCCCGGCATCCCCGACGAGGCGCTGCGGCAGGCCGACAGCCTCGTCGAGCAGCGCCGCGTCGAGTACGATTATCTGAGGGGGCCGGAGTTCGCCGCCCTGCTGGCGGAGCGGGGATTGCGGCTGGGCCGTTTTCGCGACCTTCCCGGCTGA
- a CDS encoding ABC transporter substrate-binding protein: MKRIMLGAGLSVAAALALAAPAQAAKTLVYCSEGSPENFNPMVNTTGTSFDVSLPVYNNLVEFERGGTKVIPGLAESWTISEDGLVYTFKLRAGAKWHSVGDFKPSRDANADDVLFSFQRQWKADHPFHKISGGAYDYFNDMGMPALLKSIEKVDDLTVRFTLNKVEAPFLANLAMPFAPIQSAEYAAFLQKKGTPDKLDQVPVGTGPFQFVAYQKDAVIRYKAFEQYWGGKAPLDNLVFAITPDPAVRVAKLKAGECHVVPYPNPADIEALKKDSSIAVQEQEGLNIGYLAFNTQKKPFDDARVRRAVSMAVDKKAVVDAVYQSSGVPAKNPIPPTMWSYNDSIQDYPFDVEKAKKLLADAGYPNGFETDLWAMPVQRPYNPNAKRMAEMMQADLAKIGVKAKIVQYEWGEYRKRLQQGDHQMATFGWTGDNGDPDNFLHTLLGCESARPGGNNVSKWCNKEYDDLVVQAKRTNDIAARTKLYEQAQVIFKEEAPWMTIAHSVVHMVLNKNVVDYKMDPFGIHRFNGVDLKQ; encoded by the coding sequence ATGAAGCGCATCATGCTGGGTGCCGGGCTCAGCGTGGCTGCGGCGCTGGCGCTTGCCGCGCCGGCACAGGCCGCCAAGACCCTCGTGTACTGCTCCGAAGGCAGTCCCGAGAATTTCAATCCGATGGTGAACACGACGGGGACGAGCTTCGACGTCTCCCTGCCGGTCTACAACAACCTCGTCGAGTTCGAACGCGGCGGCACCAAGGTCATTCCCGGCCTGGCGGAGTCCTGGACGATCTCCGAGGATGGCCTGGTCTACACCTTCAAGCTGCGCGCGGGCGCCAAGTGGCACAGCGTCGGCGACTTCAAGCCGTCGCGCGACGCCAACGCCGACGACGTGCTGTTCTCGTTCCAGCGCCAGTGGAAGGCGGACCATCCGTTCCACAAGATCTCTGGCGGCGCCTATGACTACTTCAACGACATGGGCATGCCGGCCCTGTTGAAGTCGATTGAGAAGGTGGACGACCTGACCGTCCGCTTCACCCTGAACAAGGTGGAAGCGCCGTTCCTCGCCAACCTCGCCATGCCCTTCGCGCCGATCCAGTCGGCCGAGTACGCCGCGTTCCTGCAGAAGAAGGGGACGCCGGACAAGCTGGATCAGGTTCCGGTCGGCACCGGCCCGTTCCAGTTCGTCGCGTACCAGAAGGATGCGGTCATCCGCTACAAGGCCTTCGAGCAGTACTGGGGCGGCAAGGCGCCGCTCGACAACCTGGTCTTCGCGATCACGCCGGATCCGGCGGTGCGCGTCGCCAAGCTGAAGGCCGGCGAGTGCCACGTGGTTCCCTATCCGAACCCTGCCGACATCGAGGCCCTGAAGAAGGACAGCTCGATCGCCGTGCAGGAGCAGGAAGGCCTGAACATCGGCTACCTCGCCTTCAACACCCAGAAGAAGCCGTTCGACGACGCCCGCGTGCGCCGCGCGGTCAGCATGGCGGTGGACAAGAAGGCGGTGGTCGACGCCGTCTACCAGAGCTCCGGCGTGCCGGCGAAGAACCCGATTCCGCCGACCATGTGGAGCTACAACGACTCGATCCAGGACTACCCGTTCGACGTCGAGAAGGCCAAGAAGCTGCTGGCCGACGCCGGCTACCCGAACGGCTTCGAGACGGATCTGTGGGCGATGCCGGTGCAGCGTCCCTACAACCCGAACGCCAAGCGCATGGCCGAGATGATGCAGGCCGACCTCGCCAAGATCGGCGTGAAGGCCAAGATCGTCCAGTACGAGTGGGGCGAGTACCGCAAGCGCCTGCAGCAGGGCGACCATCAGATGGCCACCTTCGGCTGGACCGGCGACAACGGCGATCCGGACAACTTCCTGCACACGCTGCTGGGATGCGAGTCGGCCCGTCCGGGCGGCAACAACGTGTCGAAGTGGTGCAACAAGGAGTATGACGACCTCGTCGTCCAGGCCAAGCGCACCAACGACATCGCCGCCCGCACCAAGCTGTACGAGCAGGCCCAGGTGATCTTCAAGGAAGAGGCGCCCTGGATGACCATCGCGCATTCGGTGGTGCACATGGTGCTGAACAAGAACGTCGTCGACTACAAGATGGATCCGTTCGGCATCCATCGCTTCAATGGCGTCGATCTGAAGCAGTAA
- a CDS encoding YajQ family cyclic di-GMP-binding protein yields the protein MPSFDIVSKTDIHEIDNAIAGVRREIETRFDFKGSKCTVERTENDIVLLADDAPKLAQMQELLRVYVTRRKLDAAALDFSAKPERASGDALRHTVTVKQGIAQDLAKTIVKGIKDSKMKVQVSIQGDELRVTGKKRDDLQEAIALVRKMDIEQPLQYVNFRD from the coding sequence ATGCCGTCGTTCGACATCGTGTCCAAGACGGACATCCACGAGATCGACAACGCCATCGCCGGCGTCCGCCGCGAGATCGAGACCCGCTTCGACTTCAAGGGCTCGAAGTGCACCGTCGAGCGGACCGAGAACGATATCGTCCTGCTGGCCGACGACGCGCCCAAGCTGGCGCAGATGCAGGAACTGCTGCGCGTCTACGTCACCCGCCGCAAGCTGGATGCCGCGGCCCTGGATTTCTCCGCCAAGCCGGAGCGGGCGAGCGGCGACGCGCTGCGCCACACCGTGACCGTGAAGCAGGGCATCGCCCAGGATCTCGCAAAGACCATCGTCAAGGGGATCAAGGACAGCAAGATGAAGGTGCAGGTCTCCATCCAGGGGGACGAACTGCGCGTCACGGGCAAGAAGCGCGACGACCTGCAGGAGGCGATCGCGCTGGTCCGCAAGATGGATATCGAGCAGCCGCTGCAGTACGTGAACTTCCGCGACTGA
- a CDS encoding PQQ-dependent sugar dehydrogenase, protein MKTVRTAAISIAALCIALPALGQDYPQPPGNLEKLQNFRTTGEIADIPTVPQAGSKADAIKKNLSRIKLPRGFKISLYAIVPDARHMAVGPQGVALFVGTRKTKVYAVTDRDKDRVADEVKVFAPTLAFSVPNGVCFSKDGFLFIAEQNRVLTFPAAEFFYEGADVAAFQVVKGGELIPKEEESYNHTSRVCRVGPDDKLYITLGQPFNVFAPEKMDLYRNAGIGGIIRIDRDGKNREVYAWGVRNSVGMDFNAKDKSLWFTDNQVDGMGDDIPPGELNRAEKPGLTFGFPYYGGGKIRTAEYKEQQAPADVVFPQVEMDAHAADLGMTFYNASQFPAKYRGGIFSAQHGSWNRTKPVGARIMFTSLKPDGTADKTEVFAEGWLTQNGEYLGRPVDVAVLTDGSLLVSDDFAGAIYRIAYEQ, encoded by the coding sequence ATGAAGACGGTCAGGACGGCCGCGATTTCCATCGCGGCCCTGTGCATCGCGCTGCCTGCCCTGGGGCAGGACTATCCGCAGCCGCCGGGCAATCTGGAGAAGCTGCAGAACTTCCGGACCACCGGCGAGATCGCCGATATTCCCACGGTCCCGCAGGCGGGATCGAAGGCGGATGCCATCAAGAAGAACCTGTCGCGCATCAAGCTGCCGCGCGGGTTCAAGATCTCGCTCTACGCCATCGTGCCCGACGCACGGCACATGGCGGTCGGGCCGCAGGGCGTGGCGCTGTTCGTCGGAACGCGCAAGACCAAGGTCTATGCGGTCACCGACCGCGACAAGGACCGGGTGGCGGACGAGGTCAAGGTCTTCGCCCCGACCTTGGCCTTCTCGGTCCCCAACGGCGTCTGCTTCTCGAAGGACGGGTTCCTGTTCATCGCGGAGCAGAACCGGGTCCTGACCTTCCCGGCCGCCGAGTTCTTCTATGAGGGGGCGGACGTCGCGGCCTTCCAGGTGGTGAAGGGCGGCGAACTGATCCCCAAGGAGGAGGAGAGCTACAACCACACCTCCCGGGTCTGCCGGGTGGGGCCGGACGACAAGCTCTACATCACGCTCGGCCAGCCCTTCAACGTCTTCGCCCCGGAGAAGATGGACCTCTACAGGAACGCGGGGATCGGCGGCATCATCCGCATCGATCGCGACGGCAAGAACCGCGAGGTCTATGCCTGGGGCGTGCGCAATTCCGTGGGGATGGACTTCAATGCGAAGGACAAGTCCCTGTGGTTCACCGACAACCAGGTGGACGGGATGGGGGACGACATTCCGCCGGGGGAACTCAATCGTGCGGAAAAGCCCGGCCTGACCTTCGGTTTTCCCTATTATGGCGGCGGCAAGATCCGCACCGCCGAGTACAAGGAGCAGCAGGCGCCGGCCGACGTGGTGTTCCCGCAGGTGGAGATGGACGCCCATGCCGCCGACCTCGGCATGACCTTCTACAACGCCAGCCAGTTTCCGGCGAAATACCGCGGCGGCATCTTCTCCGCCCAGCACGGGTCATGGAACCGCACCAAGCCGGTCGGCGCGCGGATCATGTTCACTTCCCTGAAGCCGGATGGAACGGCCGACAAGACGGAGGTCTTCGCCGAAGGCTGGCTGACCCAGAACGGCGAGTATCTCGGGCGCCCGGTCGATGTGGCCGTGCTGACCGACGGGTCGCTTCTGGTGTCCGACGATTTCGCCGGCGCCATCTACCGCATCGCCTACGAGCAGTGA
- a CDS encoding ABC transporter permease subunit, protein MLRFILTRVSLVIPTFLGITLLTFFLIRLVPGDPIEVRVGERGISPERLALLRHEMGLDQPLWQQFLDYIGQVLSGDLGMSLVTRNSVLSEFLSLFPATLELALAAMLFAVVVGLPAGILAAVRRGSVLDHGVMGISLTGYSMPIFWWGLLLILFFSVGLGWTPVSGRLDLLYYIEPVTGFMLIDTLMAGEYDAFWSAIHHLILPMVVLGTVPLAVVARMTRSAMLEVLGEDYIRTARAKGLSSSRVIGMHALRNALIPVVTVIGLQVGTLLGGAILTETIFSWPGVGKWLIESINRRDYPALQGGVLLIASSVIAVNLLVDLLYGVLNPRIRHAR, encoded by the coding sequence ATGCTGCGCTTCATCCTGACACGGGTAAGCTTGGTGATTCCGACCTTCCTCGGCATCACCCTGCTGACCTTCTTCCTGATCCGGCTCGTGCCGGGCGACCCCATCGAGGTGCGCGTGGGCGAGCGCGGCATTTCGCCGGAGCGGCTTGCCCTGCTGCGTCACGAGATGGGTCTCGACCAGCCGCTGTGGCAGCAGTTCCTCGACTATATCGGGCAGGTGCTGTCCGGCGACCTCGGCATGTCGCTGGTGACGCGCAACTCGGTGCTGAGCGAGTTCCTGTCGCTGTTTCCGGCGACGCTGGAACTGGCGCTGGCCGCCATGCTGTTCGCCGTGGTGGTCGGGCTTCCCGCCGGCATCCTGGCCGCGGTGCGGCGGGGGTCGGTGCTGGACCACGGCGTGATGGGCATCAGCCTGACCGGCTATTCGATGCCGATCTTCTGGTGGGGCCTGCTGCTGATCCTGTTCTTCTCGGTCGGGCTGGGATGGACCCCGGTATCCGGGCGCCTCGACCTGCTCTATTACATCGAGCCGGTGACCGGCTTCATGCTGATCGATACGCTGATGGCCGGCGAATACGACGCCTTCTGGTCGGCCATTCATCACCTGATCCTGCCGATGGTCGTTCTGGGCACCGTCCCCCTGGCGGTGGTGGCGCGCATGACGCGCTCGGCCATGCTGGAGGTACTGGGCGAGGACTACATCCGCACGGCACGGGCCAAGGGCCTGTCGAGCAGCCGGGTCATCGGCATGCATGCGCTGCGCAACGCCCTGATCCCGGTGGTGACGGTCATCGGCCTGCAGGTCGGCACGCTGCTCGGCGGCGCCATCCTGACGGAGACGATCTTTTCCTGGCCCGGAGTCGGCAAGTGGCTGATCGAATCGATCAACCGCCGCGACTATCCGGCCCTGCAGGGCGGCGTCCTGCTGATCGCCTCGTCGGTGATCGCGGTCAACCTGCTGGTGGATCTGCTGTACGGGGTGCTCAATCCCCGCATCCGGCATGCGCGGTGA
- a CDS encoding DMT family transporter, with the protein MSQGSRSGSLTAYALYAAGTALMAANPLIGRAVAHTVPPVGMAFWRWLLAFLIVLPFALAGLKTHRHAILGQWRRFLLLGVLGQGISGAVVYMGLERTSATNASLIYAMSPVMILIIAALWLREQVGARQLAGIGLAIVGVAAILTRGELEALLALRFNVGDLLILAGATSWAVYTILLRGSRTPLPVVTAFAANALAGVLVLAPFYVWETLAVRPVPATATTLLSILGVALFASVLAFVAYQKTIAMMGPARAGTALYVSPLWTALAATVLLGEQLQAFHLLGALLILPGVAMATWPQKPATAPCPAEA; encoded by the coding sequence ATGTCCCAAGGCTCCCGCTCGGGATCCCTGACCGCCTATGCCCTCTACGCCGCCGGCACCGCGCTGATGGCCGCCAATCCGCTGATCGGCCGCGCGGTCGCCCATACGGTGCCCCCGGTCGGAATGGCCTTCTGGCGCTGGCTTCTCGCCTTCCTGATCGTCCTGCCCTTCGCGCTCGCCGGCCTCAAGACCCACCGCCACGCGATCCTCGGCCAGTGGAGGCGGTTCCTGCTGCTCGGCGTTCTGGGCCAGGGAATATCCGGCGCCGTCGTCTATATGGGGCTGGAACGGACGAGCGCCACCAACGCCAGCCTGATCTACGCCATGTCGCCGGTGATGATCCTGATCATCGCCGCGCTGTGGCTGAGGGAGCAGGTGGGCGCCCGGCAGCTTGCCGGAATCGGACTCGCCATCGTCGGGGTGGCCGCCATCCTCACCCGCGGGGAGCTGGAGGCCCTTCTCGCCCTGCGTTTCAACGTCGGCGACCTGCTGATCCTCGCGGGCGCCACCTCCTGGGCGGTCTACACCATCCTGCTGCGCGGGTCCCGGACGCCCCTGCCGGTGGTGACGGCCTTCGCGGCGAACGCCTTGGCCGGGGTCCTCGTCCTCGCTCCCTTCTACGTCTGGGAAACGCTGGCGGTCCGCCCGGTTCCGGCGACCGCGACGACCCTGCTGTCGATCCTGGGCGTCGCGCTCTTCGCCTCCGTCCTCGCCTTCGTCGCCTACCAGAAGACGATCGCCATGATGGGGCCGGCGCGGGCGGGCACGGCGCTGTACGTCTCGCCGCTCTGGACCGCCCTGGCCGCGACGGTCCTGCTGGGCGAGCAGTTGCAGGCCTTCCATCTGCTGGGCGCCCTGCTGATCCTGCCGGGCGTGGCCATGGCGACCTGGCCGCAGAAGCCGGCAACGGCCCCCTGCCCCGCCGAGGCGTGA
- a CDS encoding nuclear transport factor 2 family protein: protein MDPVPEIVQRYLAAYNAQDVEAMLACLTDDVRFENLSDGTVTAATAGKEAFARLARQSAGLFSEREQVVEGCIAAGPRVALRIRYSATVAADLPNGWKAGQQVGLQGASFLTLRDGLIAELMDIS from the coding sequence ATGGATCCGGTGCCGGAGATCGTGCAGCGCTACCTCGCGGCCTACAACGCCCAGGACGTGGAGGCCATGCTCGCCTGCCTGACCGACGATGTCCGGTTCGAGAATCTGTCGGACGGCACCGTCACGGCGGCGACCGCGGGCAAGGAGGCCTTTGCCCGGCTCGCCAGGCAGAGCGCCGGCCTCTTTTCCGAACGGGAACAGGTGGTGGAAGGTTGTATCGCCGCCGGTCCGCGGGTGGCGCTGCGGATTCGCTACAGCGCCACGGTCGCCGCCGACCTGCCCAACGGCTGGAAGGCCGGACAGCAGGTCGGGCTGCAGGGCGCCTCCTTCCTCACCCTGCGCGACGGGCTGATTGCCGAATTGATGGATATAAGCTGA
- a CDS encoding ABC transporter permease subunit — protein MTSEVQATDVAASVPTAQPPHPLTEFWYHFKQNKGALIGLVVIVLIALVAIFADVITPHDPNIQYRDAILTPPVWDGGSWRFILGTDDIGRDMLSRLIHGTRLSMLIGLIVVTLSLAVGLALGMTAGFFGGTVDVLIMRLMDILLALPSLLLAVVVAAILGPGLLNAMLAVSVVVIPHYARLTRAAVLAEVTKDYVVASRVAGAGPLRLMLIVVLPNCVAPLIVQATLGFSTAILDAAALGFLGLGAQPPTPEWGTMLSSSLQFLQRAPWVVTWPGVAILVTVLAFNLLGDGLRDALDPKLKR, from the coding sequence ATGACGAGTGAAGTCCAGGCGACCGATGTCGCCGCCTCGGTCCCGACCGCGCAGCCGCCGCATCCGCTGACCGAGTTCTGGTACCATTTCAAGCAGAACAAGGGCGCCCTGATCGGTCTGGTGGTGATCGTGCTGATCGCGCTGGTCGCCATCTTCGCCGACGTGATCACGCCGCACGATCCCAACATCCAGTACCGCGACGCCATCCTGACGCCGCCGGTGTGGGACGGCGGGAGCTGGCGCTTCATCCTGGGCACCGACGACATCGGGCGCGACATGCTGTCCCGCCTGATCCACGGCACCCGGCTGTCGATGCTGATCGGCCTGATCGTCGTCACCCTGTCGCTGGCCGTCGGCCTCGCGCTGGGCATGACCGCCGGCTTCTTCGGCGGCACGGTCGATGTGCTGATCATGCGCCTGATGGACATCCTGCTGGCGCTGCCCAGCCTTCTGCTGGCCGTGGTGGTCGCCGCCATCCTCGGGCCGGGGCTGCTCAACGCCATGCTGGCCGTGTCGGTGGTGGTGATCCCGCACTATGCCCGCCTGACCCGCGCCGCCGTGCTGGCGGAGGTGACCAAGGACTATGTCGTCGCCTCGCGCGTGGCCGGCGCCGGTCCGCTGCGGCTGATGCTGATCGTGGTGCTGCCGAACTGCGTGGCTCCGCTGATCGTGCAGGCGACGCTGGGCTTCTCCACCGCCATCCTGGACGCCGCGGCGCTGGGCTTCCTCGGTCTCGGCGCGCAGCCGCCGACTCCGGAATGGGGCACCATGCTGTCCTCCTCCCTCCAGTTCCTGCAGCGCGCCCCCTGGGTCGTGACCTGGCCCGGCGTGGCCATCCTGGTCACCGTGCTGGCCTTCAACCTGCTGGGCGACGGCCTGCGCGACGCCCTGGACCCCAAGCTGAAACGCTGA
- a CDS encoding DUF3072 domain-containing protein, with translation MNEKRDGHRDDRPHSGQGHDSPKTGEGFSNRDKDPDDWTTGDEPMTGAQASYLKTLSEEAGETFDDSLTKAEASKRIDALQEKTGRGQ, from the coding sequence ATGAACGAAAAACGGGACGGCCACCGCGATGACCGGCCCCACTCCGGCCAGGGGCACGACAGCCCGAAGACCGGGGAGGGCTTTTCCAACCGGGACAAGGATCCGGATGACTGGACCACCGGCGACGAGCCGATGACCGGGGCCCAGGCCTCCTACCTGAAGACGCTGAGCGAGGAAGCCGGCGAGACCTTCGACGACTCCCTCACCAAGGCCGAGGCTTCCAAGCGCATCGATGCGCTGCAGGAGAAGACCGGGCGCGGGCAATAG
- a CDS encoding peptide ABC transporter ATP-binding protein has product MTDTTLDTPVAAAGGPVVLEARNLRKHYAIKRGMFKPTATVKALDGVSFQLEAGRTLAVVGESGCGKSTLARSVTMIEPPTSGALFYDGRDVVGRSAAEMKELRRTVQMVFQNPYGSLNPRKTVGTILGEPLEINTDLSKAERREKAVAMMAKVGLRPDQVDRYPHMFSGGQRQRIAIARALMLNPRVVVADEPVSALDVSIQAQVLNLMMDLQEELNLAYLFISHDLSVVRHIADSIMVMYLGRPVEHGPKEVIFTRPRHPYTRILLAATPRVNPALRTERVIPKGELPSPLNPPPGCPFHKRCPYATERCSAEVPALRPVDERLVACHYAEQMEV; this is encoded by the coding sequence ATGACCGACACCACTCTCGACACCCCCGTCGCCGCCGCCGGCGGTCCCGTGGTGCTGGAGGCGCGGAACCTGCGCAAGCACTACGCCATCAAGCGCGGCATGTTCAAACCGACCGCGACGGTCAAGGCGCTGGACGGCGTGTCCTTCCAGCTCGAGGCCGGGCGGACGCTGGCGGTGGTCGGCGAATCCGGCTGCGGCAAGTCCACGCTCGCCCGCTCCGTCACGATGATCGAGCCGCCGACCTCCGGCGCGCTGTTCTATGACGGCCGGGACGTCGTCGGGCGCAGCGCGGCGGAGATGAAGGAACTGCGCCGTACGGTGCAGATGGTCTTCCAGAATCCCTACGGCTCGCTGAACCCCCGCAAGACGGTGGGCACGATCCTGGGCGAACCGCTGGAGATCAACACCGACCTGAGCAAGGCGGAGCGGCGGGAGAAGGCGGTCGCCATGATGGCGAAGGTCGGGCTGCGGCCCGATCAGGTGGACCGCTACCCGCACATGTTCTCCGGTGGCCAGCGCCAGCGCATCGCCATCGCGCGGGCGCTGATGCTCAATCCCCGGGTGGTGGTCGCGGACGAGCCGGTGTCGGCGCTCGACGTGTCGATCCAGGCGCAGGTGCTGAACCTGATGATGGATCTGCAGGAAGAGCTGAACCTCGCCTACCTGTTCATCTCCCACGACCTCAGCGTCGTCCGCCACATCGCCGACAGCATCATGGTGATGTATCTCGGCCGGCCGGTGGAGCATGGGCCGAAGGAGGTGATCTTCACCCGGCCGCGTCACCCCTACACCCGCATCCTGCTGGCCGCCACCCCACGGGTGAACCCGGCGCTGCGGACGGAGCGGGTGATCCCGAAGGGCGAGCTTCCCTCGCCCCTCAACCCGCCGCCGGGCTGCCCCTTCCACAAGCGCTGCCCCTACGCCACCGAGCGCTGTTCGGCCGAGGTGCCGGCCCTGCGCCCGGTGGATGAACGGCTGGTCGCCTGCCACTACGCCGAGCAGATGGAGGTCTGA
- a CDS encoding c-type cytochrome → MRVMWSAVLLLALAGHPTGVLAGDAKAGRQKALQCQTCHGLDGVAKIPEAPNLAGQQEGYLRKALRDYKTGARKNEMMSVVAPALSDADIDDLAAYFSGIPVEVKAP, encoded by the coding sequence ATGCGCGTGATGTGGAGTGCGGTGCTGCTGCTCGCCCTGGCAGGGCACCCAACGGGTGTCCTGGCCGGGGATGCCAAGGCCGGGCGGCAGAAGGCCCTGCAGTGCCAGACCTGCCATGGCCTGGACGGAGTCGCCAAGATTCCCGAGGCGCCGAACCTGGCCGGCCAGCAGGAGGGCTATCTGCGCAAGGCGCTGAGGGACTACAAGACCGGCGCGCGGAAGAACGAGATGATGTCGGTCGTCGCCCCGGCACTGAGCGACGCCGACATCGACGACCTCGCCGCCTATTTCAGCGGGATACCGGTCGAGGTGAAGGCGCCATAG